The genomic interval TCTGCCGATGATGCGGTTGACCAGGATGAGCAGCCAAGGGATATTTTTGAGGTAGAAAAACTTCCTGAGATTAGGTTCCTGGAATCTTTTTATAACCTTGCCCTTAGCCAAAACAACGATTTTATAAGGTACTGGTTCAGTTTTCAGCGCGATTTTAATAATGTGCTTACCGCGCTTAACTGTCGCAGGCTTGGGATCGATCCTGCAACTCAACTGGTTGGCAATAACTGGCTTACTGAGGTTCTGGCTAAAAGTCAGGCCGCTGATTTTGGCCTAAAGCGCGAAGTTGACTATATCGATAGGCTGATCCAGGCTACCGATATCACTGATGTTTTGGAGCGTGAGCGTAAGCTTGACCTTATTAAGTGGGACATGTCTGTTGAGTTTACTACTTGGGACTACTTTAATATCAACTTTATACTTGGTTTCTTTGTTCGTGCCGGTATTGTCCATCGTTGGCTAAAGCTCGATGCCAAGACCGGTGAGGAACTTTTCAAGAAACTTTTCGATGATCTTAAGTCATCCTACAATCTCTCCGAGAAATTTTAAAGCGATTATTAATTAACAATTAACATAATGAAAACTCAAGGAAAAGTAACCGGAATAATTTCGAACCTTGTGGTTGTTGAAGTCGATGGCCCGGTTGCCCAGAACGAGATTTGCTATATCAATCTCGCTGGCACAAAGCTTATGGCCGAGGTTATCAAGGTTATTGGGAAACTGGCTTACGTGCAGGTGTTCGAGAGCACTCGCGGCCTTAGAGTAGGAACTCCTGTTGAGTTCCAAGGGCACATGCTCGAAGTTACTCTTGGCCCTGGC from Tenuifilum sp. 4138str carries:
- a CDS encoding DUF2764 family protein; protein product: MMRNYYYLVAGLPELIMDQDRKDFSVNALKQEVKEQVSSSDYRLVEFLHLPYDNDNFLNKLLNRGLEFNDLGSYEKFVFDELDENIHQLPQYMQDFYYRFTGKQRSADDAVDQDEQPRDIFEVEKLPEIRFLESFYNLALSQNNDFIRYWFSFQRDFNNVLTALNCRRLGIDPATQLVGNNWLTEVLAKSQAADFGLKREVDYIDRLIQATDITDVLERERKLDLIKWDMSVEFTTWDYFNINFILGFFVRAGIVHRWLKLDAKTGEELFKKLFDDLKSSYNLSEKF